A genome region from Bordetella genomosp. 10 includes the following:
- a CDS encoding tripartite tricarboxylate transporter substrate binding protein — translation MNTVYRQRRRLLQGIALAALPAWAGAASAPAAKYPSATVRILVPTAAGGSLDTLARLLAGRLEQDFGQSFVVENKPGANGNLAFETATRATPDGLTLLLASDAITINPFLYRQVHYDPVGGYAPVSLVCTAAQVLVVHPGLGVRTLAEFTELARRRAAEGRPLNIASPGAGSAGHLAGVLYQQRAHVSWTHVPYKGGGPAVADLLGGHVDGLFVTLASAVPQIQAKALVALAVTTPARSVALPDVPTVAEAALPGFDVTNWEGLFAPPGTPAAIVDALQHSVAAAVADAAVRERLLGLGFEPVAGGPRALAALVRDNTGKWSKVIEQANIHLE, via the coding sequence ATGAATACCGTATATCGACAACGGCGCCGGTTGCTGCAAGGCATCGCGCTGGCGGCCTTGCCGGCCTGGGCCGGCGCGGCGTCCGCGCCCGCGGCCAAGTATCCTTCGGCCACCGTCCGCATCCTGGTGCCGACGGCCGCGGGGGGCAGCCTGGACACGCTCGCGCGTTTGTTGGCAGGGCGCCTCGAACAGGACTTCGGGCAGTCCTTCGTGGTCGAGAACAAGCCCGGCGCCAACGGCAACCTGGCTTTCGAAACCGCGACGCGCGCCACGCCCGACGGCCTGACGCTGCTGCTCGCGTCGGACGCCATCACCATCAATCCCTTTCTCTACCGGCAGGTGCATTACGATCCGGTCGGCGGGTATGCGCCGGTGTCGCTGGTCTGCACGGCGGCCCAGGTGCTGGTGGTGCATCCCGGCCTGGGAGTCCGCACGCTGGCCGAGTTCACCGAGCTTGCGCGCCGCCGCGCGGCCGAGGGGCGGCCGTTGAACATCGCGTCGCCGGGCGCGGGCAGCGCGGGCCATCTGGCGGGCGTCCTGTACCAGCAGCGCGCCCACGTTTCCTGGACGCACGTGCCGTACAAGGGCGGCGGCCCGGCCGTCGCCGACCTGCTCGGCGGCCATGTCGACGGCCTGTTCGTGACGCTGGCGTCGGCGGTGCCGCAGATCCAGGCCAAGGCGCTGGTCGCGCTGGCCGTGACCACGCCGGCCCGCTCGGTGGCCTTGCCCGACGTACCCACCGTCGCCGAAGCGGCCTTGCCGGGCTTCGACGTGACGAACTGGGAAGGGCTGTTCGCGCCGCCGGGCACGCCGGCGGCCATCGTCGATGCCTTGCAGCATAGCGTCGCGGCGGCCGTCGCGGATGCCGCGGTGCGCGAGCGCCTGCTGGGCCTGGGCTTCGAGCCCGTGGCGGGCGGCCCGCGCGCGCTGGCCGCGCTGGTGAGAGACAATACCGGCAAGTGGAGCAAGGTGATCGAGCAGGCCAACATTCATCTGGAGTGA
- a CDS encoding SDR family NAD(P)-dependent oxidoreductase, translated as MDLQLRGDRILVVGASSGIGLATARALALEGADVTLVGRDDARIAAAASALAGETGAPVRGIAADVTDAASVEALRARWDAEGQALDALVVATGGSRRARFEELDDAAWLENYEYNILGGVRLVRAFLPALRRAEGARVLLFGAAAAKMPYPNQVVSNVHKAGLLALTKTLAGELAPGIRVNAICPGRTLTSLWLDRARDLARVQGKTPQEIIDHFAEEILAGRFAEPREIGDVAAFILSPRASYVMGQCINVDGGIARGLL; from the coding sequence ATGGATCTGCAATTACGAGGCGACCGTATCCTGGTGGTCGGCGCCAGCAGCGGCATCGGACTGGCGACGGCGCGCGCGCTGGCGCTGGAAGGCGCGGACGTGACCCTGGTCGGGCGCGACGACGCGCGTATCGCGGCGGCCGCGTCCGCGCTGGCCGGCGAAACCGGCGCGCCGGTGCGGGGCATCGCCGCCGACGTGACGGACGCCGCGTCGGTCGAGGCCTTGCGGGCGCGGTGGGACGCCGAGGGGCAGGCGCTGGACGCCCTGGTCGTGGCGACCGGGGGCAGCCGCCGCGCGCGGTTCGAGGAACTGGACGACGCCGCGTGGCTGGAGAACTACGAGTACAACATCCTGGGCGGCGTGCGGCTGGTGCGCGCCTTCCTGCCGGCGTTGCGGCGCGCCGAAGGGGCGCGCGTGCTGCTGTTCGGCGCGGCGGCGGCCAAGATGCCTTATCCCAACCAGGTCGTGTCCAACGTGCACAAGGCCGGCTTGCTGGCGTTGACCAAGACGCTGGCGGGCGAACTGGCGCCGGGCATCCGGGTGAACGCCATCTGCCCGGGACGCACCCTGACCTCGCTCTGGCTCGATCGCGCGCGCGACCTGGCGCGGGTCCAGGGCAAGACGCCGCAGGAAATCATCGATCATTTCGCCGAGGAAATCCTCGCCGGCCGCTTCGCGGAGCCGCGCGAAATCGGCGACGTGGCCGCGTTCATCCTGTCGCCGCGCGCGTCCTACGTGATGGGACAGTGCATCAACGTCGATGGCGGCATCGCGCGCGGCTTGCTTTAG
- a CDS encoding IclR family transcriptional regulator, whose product MPARIPARPVSENTAAASASGAPEPVTAVVRALALLDAFGIEDSQLSLAELARRTALPKTTAFRLAHTLAQAGYLVQLENAGWRLGPAAAWLSARYHVAFDLHDVLEPILGDLARSTGETTSFFAHDGNRRVRLIRVRGHDDFASSSRVGQSLPLTKGSAGKVILAFEGQAGAEFERIRRQGYWCTLAEMHPGAASVAAPVFGGSWKVIGALCVAGPADRLGLAELEAYAPAVMQAARKASAALAMSGAGKRAPSAKGHPPPPRGRP is encoded by the coding sequence ATGCCCGCCCGCATCCCCGCCAGGCCCGTCTCCGAAAACACCGCCGCCGCTTCGGCGTCCGGCGCGCCCGAACCCGTGACCGCCGTCGTCCGCGCCCTGGCCTTGCTGGACGCCTTCGGCATCGAGGACAGCCAGTTGAGCCTGGCCGAACTGGCGCGCCGCACCGCCCTGCCCAAGACCACCGCGTTCCGGCTGGCGCACACGCTGGCGCAGGCCGGCTACCTGGTGCAACTGGAGAACGCCGGCTGGCGCCTGGGGCCCGCCGCGGCCTGGCTTTCCGCGCGCTATCACGTGGCTTTCGACCTGCACGACGTGCTGGAGCCGATCCTGGGCGATCTCGCCCGCAGCACCGGCGAAACGACGTCGTTCTTCGCCCACGACGGCAACCGGCGCGTGCGCCTGATCCGCGTGCGGGGCCATGACGATTTCGCCAGCAGTTCCCGGGTGGGGCAATCGCTGCCGCTGACCAAGGGTTCGGCCGGCAAGGTCATCCTGGCCTTCGAAGGCCAGGCCGGCGCGGAATTCGAGCGCATCCGCCGCCAGGGCTACTGGTGCACGCTGGCGGAAATGCACCCCGGCGCGGCCAGCGTGGCGGCGCCGGTCTTCGGCGGCTCGTGGAAGGTCATCGGCGCGCTGTGCGTGGCCGGCCCGGCGGACCGCCTGGGCCTGGCCGAACTGGAAGCCTATGCCCCGGCCGTCATGCAGGCGGCGCGCAAGGCCTCGGCGGCATTGGCGATGAGCGGCGCGGGCAAGCGCGCCCCGTCCGCCAAGGGACATCCGCCGCCGCCGCGCGGCCGGCCATAG
- a CDS encoding amidohydrolase family protein — translation MIIDCHGHYTTAPQRLRDFRQSQIAAVLDRTSPMPDPNIRFSDDEIREGLENNQIRIQRERGVDLTLFSPQAGQMAHHIGDAKVSATWTRLCNDLIHRAVELYPSNLAGVCQLPQSPGVSPAECIPELVRCVEELGFVGCNINPDPTDGYWTDPPLTQKHWYPLFEKMVELDVPGMVHVSCSCNPNFHFTGAHYINGDTTAFMQFLQSDLFKDFPTLKFVIPHGGGAVPYHWGRYQGLAQNLQRPPVEELLNNVYFDTCVYHQPGIELLLEVIPPENVLFASEIVGAVKGINPRTGFNYDDTKRYIDAVSWLSEENRRLMFSENAFKVYSRLRPELVRRGVLSA, via the coding sequence ATGATCATCGATTGCCACGGCCACTACACCACGGCGCCCCAGCGCCTGCGCGATTTCCGGCAGAGCCAGATCGCCGCCGTGCTCGACCGCACCAGCCCCATGCCCGATCCCAACATCCGTTTCAGCGACGATGAAATCCGGGAGGGCCTGGAGAACAACCAGATCCGCATCCAGCGCGAGCGCGGCGTCGACCTGACGCTGTTCTCGCCGCAGGCCGGCCAGATGGCGCACCACATCGGCGACGCCAAGGTCAGCGCCACCTGGACCCGCCTTTGCAACGACCTGATCCACCGCGCGGTGGAGCTGTATCCGTCCAATCTGGCGGGGGTGTGCCAGTTGCCGCAATCGCCGGGCGTGAGCCCCGCGGAATGCATCCCGGAACTGGTGCGTTGCGTGGAAGAATTGGGATTCGTCGGCTGCAACATCAATCCCGATCCCACGGACGGCTATTGGACCGATCCCCCGTTGACGCAGAAGCACTGGTATCCGCTGTTCGAGAAAATGGTCGAGCTGGACGTGCCGGGCATGGTGCACGTGAGTTGCTCCTGCAACCCGAATTTCCATTTCACCGGCGCGCACTACATCAACGGCGACACCACGGCCTTCATGCAGTTCCTGCAGTCGGACCTGTTCAAGGATTTCCCCACGCTGAAGTTCGTCATCCCGCATGGCGGCGGCGCCGTGCCTTATCACTGGGGCCGTTACCAAGGGCTGGCCCAGAACCTGCAGCGTCCGCCGGTGGAGGAATTGTTGAACAACGTGTATTTCGACACCTGCGTCTATCACCAGCCGGGCATCGAATTGCTGTTGGAAGTCATCCCGCCGGAGAACGTGCTGTTCGCGTCCGAAATCGTCGGCGCGGTCAAGGGCATCAACCCGCGCACGGGTTTCAACTACGACGACACCAAGCGCTACATCGACGCGGTCAGTTGGCTCTCCGAGGAGAACCGCCGCCTGATGTTCAGCGAGAATGCATTCAAGGTCTACAGCCGCCTGCGTCCGGAGTTGGTGCGGCGCGGCGTATTGTCCGCCTGA
- a CDS encoding RraA family protein encodes MSAGFQVLKRKRAVDAETTAKFAAVPVANISDSMHRIVAGGPRLRPLHKGGVLAGPALTVKVRPGDNLMVHMALNLGVEGDVIVVDAGGDLTNAIIGERMIAYCVAKKFAGIVINGAVRDLAWIREHDFPVYAAGITHRGPYKDGPGEINVPVAFDGLVIEPGDLVVGDDDGLLCIPYDATKDVLVKAQAKHKQESDTFADIGKGDNNRAYYEKQLRDKGCYFEA; translated from the coding sequence ATGAGCGCAGGTTTTCAGGTTCTCAAACGCAAGCGTGCCGTCGATGCCGAGACGACGGCCAAATTCGCCGCCGTGCCGGTGGCCAACATCAGCGATTCCATGCATCGCATCGTCGCCGGCGGCCCGCGCCTGCGCCCGCTGCACAAGGGCGGCGTGCTGGCCGGTCCCGCGCTGACCGTCAAGGTGCGCCCGGGCGACAACCTGATGGTGCACATGGCGCTGAACCTCGGGGTGGAAGGCGACGTCATCGTGGTCGACGCGGGCGGCGATTTGACCAACGCCATCATCGGCGAGCGCATGATCGCCTATTGCGTGGCCAAGAAATTCGCCGGCATCGTCATCAACGGCGCGGTGCGCGACCTGGCCTGGATCCGCGAGCACGACTTTCCCGTGTACGCGGCGGGCATCACGCACCGCGGTCCCTACAAGGACGGCCCGGGCGAGATCAACGTGCCGGTGGCCTTCGACGGCCTGGTCATCGAGCCGGGCGACCTGGTGGTCGGCGACGACGACGGCCTGCTCTGCATCCCCTACGATGCGACCAAGGACGTGCTGGTGAAGGCCCAGGCCAAGCACAAGCAGGAGAGCGACACCTTCGCCGACATCGGCAAGGGCGACAACAATCGCGCGTACTACGAAAAGCAGTTGCGCGACAAGGGTTGCTACTTCGAAGCGTGA